The following are encoded together in the Coffea arabica cultivar ET-39 chromosome 1c, Coffea Arabica ET-39 HiFi, whole genome shotgun sequence genome:
- the LOC113740706 gene encoding protein NRT1/ PTR FAMILY 4.5-like, whose protein sequence is MDVENGESPISSYPLSKEKGGFNACMFVLVLTILENIGFVANMSSLVLYFHLVMQFDLSTSANTLTIFLGSTFLLTILGGLISDTYLNRLYTCVLFGILEVLGLLLLYIQAKSHKLQPDPCGKSSCVKGSEAVMFYCTIFLLALGAGGVKGSVAALGADQFDQKDPKEAKALASFFNSYQFSITVGSIIGVTIVVWVAMNRGWHWGFLISLIATSIGVVILALGKPFYRIQAQGASPLVKISQVIVAAIRNRNVPLPQDANELYEIEDNDAISHTSQFRLLDKAASVRRGMDPVPWTVCTVTQVEEVKILIRMLPIIASTIIMNTCMAQMQTYSVLQGYIMNTHLGSFKIASASIPVIPLIFMSILLPIYEFFFVPLARKITGHPTGITQLQRVGIGLVLSVISMSIAGIVEVKRRHKALEDPLHPISLFWLSFQYGVFGVADMFTVIGLMEFFYREAPKWMRSLSTSFALLSLSFGYFLSTAFVNLVNAVTKKVTPSKRGWLEAPDLNHNKLELFYWFLAILSLLNFFNYLFWASWYKYKTDANDEETQSKAVKGTSAVAAEN, encoded by the exons ATG GATGTAGAGAATGGTGAATCTCCAATTAGTTCATACCCATTGAGTAAGGAAAAGGGTGGATTCAACGCATGCATGTTTGTATTAG TTTTGACGATTCTGGAGAACATTGGATTCGTGGCGAATATGTCATCATTGGTTCTCTACTTTCACTTGGTGATGCAATTTGATCTGTCCACTTCTGCAAATACCCTCACAATTTTCCTGGGATCAACTTTCTTGCTCACAATCTTGGGAGGTTTAATATCAGATACTTACTTGAACAGACTCTACACATGCGTATTGTTTGGCATCTTGGAAGTTCTG GGACTGCTCTTGCTTTACATCCAAGCAAAGTCACATAAGTTGCAGCCTGACCCCTGTGGCAAATCAAGCTGTGTCAAAGGCAGTGAAGCTGTCATGTTCTACTGCACCATATTCCTTTTGGCACTAGGTGCTGGTGGAGTTAAAGGATCGGTTGCAGCACTTGGTGCTGACCAATTTGATCAGAAAGATCCAAAGGAAGCAAAGGCACTTGCAAGTTTTTTCAACTCCTACCAGTTCAGTATAACCGTTGGATCCATAATAGGAGTTACTATTGTGGTTTGGGTTGCTATGAACAGAGGTTGGCACTGGGGATTTTTGATATCTCTAATCGCAACTTCTATAGGAGTGGTAATTCTTGCACTTGGAAAACCTTTCTACCGCATCCAAGCACAAGGCGCCAGCCCTCTGGTTAAGATATCTCAG GTTATAGTCGCTGCAATTAGAAACAGAAATGTGCCCCTGCCACAAGATGCCAATGAATTATATGAGATTGAAGATAACGATGCAATCTCGCATACTAGCCAATTCAG ATTGCTAGACAAAGCTGCCAGTGTTCGACGAGGGATGGATCCGGTGCCATGGACAGTCTGCACAGTAACACAAGTAGAAGAAGTCAAGATACTCATCAGGATGCTCCCAATAATTGCTAGCACCATTATAATGAATACATGCATGGCACAGATGCAAACATATTCAGTTCTTCAAGGATACATCATGAATACACATTTAGGATCTTTCAAGATTGCATCAGCTTCAATTCCAGTGATTCCTCTGATTTTCATGTCTATTCTGTTACCAATCTACGAGTTTTTCTTTGTCCCACTAGCTCGAAAAATCACTGGTCATCCAACAGGTATCACTCAGCTTCAGCGCGTAGGCATCGGTCTTGTACTCTCTGTCATCTCAATGAGTATAGCCGGAATAGTTGAGGTGAAAAGAAGACATAAAGCACTAGAGGATCCATTACATCCTATAAGTCTTTTCTGGCTTTCTTTCCAATATGGAGTCTTTGGCGTTGCGGACATGTTTACAGTGATAGGACTTATGGAGTTCTTCTACAGAGAAGCTCCCAAGTGGATGAGATCTCTCTCCACTTCTTTTGCACTTTTATCACTCTCTTTTGGATACTTCCTAAGTACTGCCTTTGTCAACCTCGTGAATGCTGTAACCAAGAAGGTCACTCCAAGCAAACGAGGATGGTTAGAGGCACCAGATTTGAACCACAATAAGTTGGAGCTTTTCTACTGGTTCTTAGCCATCCTAAGTTTGCTCAATTTTTTTAACTATCTCTTTTGGGCTTCATGGTACAAGTACAAGACAGATGCAAATGATGAAGAAACACAAAGCAAGGCTGTGAAAGGAACATCTGCAGTTGCTGCTGAAAATTAA
- the LOC113724879 gene encoding DNA-directed RNA polymerases IV and V subunit 2-like, which produces MDVPDARKDPGIGSSKDKLSDETLLMDIDDIDFDDFDDMLNSVTLQELGEDFLKKFCKKAATAFFEQYGLISHQINSYNNFVKYGIQEMFDSVGEIVVEPGFDPSKRGDGEWKYASIKFGKVILDKPDFWTGDKFFGDGGKEYLKFLPRHARLQSMTYSARIKVETHVQVYTKKLLASDKAKTGRAVHIENECEKEEKREVIIGRLPVMVRSDLCWMNGVEKDDCEFDHGGYFIIKGAEKTFVAQEQICLTRLWLSSVPCWTVSYRPVARRKRVYLKLVDESKFANLIGGQRVLSVYFVIAEMPVWILFFALGASSDREVVDLIDLNIEDTKIANILTGSIYYADTKFEDADLKCKGGFRKGRNALDYVQMLLNNCKYPPAESVEECISNLLFPNLTGFKQKACFLGYMVKCLLEAYTGRRKVDNRDDFRNKRLELASELLERELKVHLKHVERRMVKAMQRDLYGDRSLQSIEHYLDASIISNGLSRAFSTGGWSHPYKKTERVSGVVASLRRTNPLQMTADLRKTRQQVSYIGKVGDARYPHCSHWGKICFLSTPDGENCGLVKNLASLGLVSTKVLEPLIERLLDCGLKQLVDHTSSLVHGEHKIFLDGDWIGTCKDSAFFVAELRSKRRNKEIPPQVEIKRDEHHGEIRIFSDAGRVLRPLLVVENLKKIKDLKGENYSFQSLLDKGIIELIGPEEEEDCPTAWAIDYLYTGNRENPSMKYTHCELDMSFLLGLSCGIIPYANHDHARRVLYQSEKHSQQAIGFSTTNPSIRVDTNIHQLYYPQRPLFCTMLSDCLWKPAYPRHRGMLPRPEYYNGQCAIVAVNVHLGYNQEDSLVMNRASLERGMFRSEHIRSYKSDIDEKHNLGKKHKSEDEVKFGKMPSKIGRVDSLDDDGFPFIGASLQTGDIVIGKYSESGADHSVKLKHTERGMVQKVVLSADDDGKNFAVVSLRQVRSPSLGDKFSSMHGQKGVLGFLESQENFPFTAQGIVPDIVINPHAFPSRQTPGQLLEAALAKGIALGGVQKFATPFSALSVDAVTDQLHRLGFSRWGNERVYSGRTGEMIHSMIFMGPTFYQRLIHMAEDKVKFRNTGPVHPLTRQPVADRKRFGGIRFGEMERDCLIAHGAASNLHERLFTLSDSSEMHVCRKCKSMANVIQRSVLGGRKIRGPFCRFCESAEDIVKVNVPYGAKLLSQELFSLGISLKFDAELC; this is translated from the exons ATGGATGTGCCTGACGCCAGAAAAGATCCAGGAATTGGGAGCAGCAAAGATAAGTTATCAGACGAAACTTTACTGATGGATATTGATGACATTGACTTTGATGATTTCGATGATATGCTGAATTCTGTCACCCTACAAGAATTGGGTGAAgattttttgaagaaattttgcaAGAAGGCAGCAACTGCCTTCTTTGAACAGTATGGTCTAATTAGTCATCAGATTAATTCATACAACAATTTTGTCAAGTATGGGATCCAAGAAATGTTTGACTCTGTTGGAGAGATTGTGGTTGAGCCAGGGTTTGACCCTTCCAAGAGAGGTGACGGCGAATGGAAATATGCCTCCATAAAGTTTGGCAAGGTCATCCTTGATAAGCCAGACTTTTGGACAGGCGACAAGTTCTTTGGAGATGGTGGAAAAGAGTACCTGAAGTTTCTTCCTCGTCATGCTAGGCTTCAGAGCATGACTTATTCCGCTAGGATAAAAGTGGAGACTCATGTTCAG GTTTACACCAAGAAGCTTCTAGCAAGTGACAAGGCAAAAACTGGAAGGGCAGTACATAtagagaatgagtgtgagaaggaggagaagagagaggtCATAATAGGGAGGCTTCCTGTTATGGTGAGATCCGACTTATGTTGGATGAATGGAGTTGAAAAGGATGATTGCGAATTTGACCATGGTGGTTACTTTATTATAAAGGGTGCTGAAAAG aCATTTGTTGCACAGGAGCAAATTTGCTTGACAAGACTTTGGCTCTCAAGTGTCCCGTGCTGGACTGTTTCTTACCGTCCggttgcaagaaggaagagagTCTATCTGAAGCTAGTTGATGAATCAAAATTTGCAAATCTCATCGGAGGACAAAGGGTTCTTTCTGTTTATTTTGTCATTGCCGAAATGCCTGTATGGATACTATTTTTCGCCCTTGGTGCATCTTCTGATAGAGAGGTGGTAGATTTGATTGATCTGAACATTGAAGACACCAAGATTGCTAATATACTAACTGGCTCGATTTATTATGCTGATACTAAATTTGAGGATGCTGATCTTAAATGTAAAGGAGGCTTCCGTAAAGGCAGGAATGCTCTAGACTATGTTCAGATGCTTCTGAATAACTGCAAATACCCTCCAGCTGAGTCTGTGGAAGAATGCATCAGCAATctactgtttccaaatttaactGGATTCAAACAGAAAGCCTGCTTCCTTGGGTATATGGTGAAGTGTCTGTTGGAAGCCTATACTGGGCGAAGAAAAGTTGACAACCGGGATGACTTCAGAAACAAGAGATTGGAGTTGGCTTCTGAGCTACTGGAGAGGGAGCTGAAAGTACATCTTAAGCATGTTGAGAGGCGCATGGTTAAGGCTATGCAAAGAGATCTCTATGGAGATCGTAGCCTGCAGAGCATTGAACATTATCTGGATgcatcaatcatttcaaatgGTCTCTCAAGGGCATTTTCAACTGGAGGATGGTCACATCCTTATAAGAAGACAGAAAGGGTTTCTGGAGTTGTAGCATCCCTTCGGCGAACAAATCCATTGCAGATGACTGCTGACTTGAGGAAAACACGGCAGCAGGTTTCATACATCGGAAAAGTTGGTGATGCTAGATATCC GCACTGTTCACACTGGGGAAAGATATGCTTCCTCTCTACTCCAGATGGAGAAAATTGTGGGTTGGTTAAAAACTTGGCCAGCTTGGGTCTTGTCAGCACAAAAGTGTTGGAACCTCTTATTGAAAGATTGCTCGATTGTGGTCTGAAACAATTGGTAGATCATACTTCATCATTGGTACATGGAGAGCACAAGATATTTTTGGATGGGGATTGGATTGGAACATGCAAGGATTCTGCATTTTTTGTAGCAGAACTAAGGAGTAAGCGTCGGAACAAGGAGATCCCACCACAG gTGGAAATTAAAAGAGATGAACATCATGGAGAAATTCGTATATTTTCTGATGCTGGAAGGGTTCTTCGTCCTCTCCTAGTAGTTGAGAATCTGAAAAAGATCAAAGATTTGAAAGGGGAAAACTATTCATTTCAGTCTCTTTTGGACAAAGGAATAATTGAACTTATTGGAcctgaagaggaagaagattgTCCAACTGCTTGGGCAATTGACTATCTGTATACTGGAAACAGAGAGAACCCTTCCATGAAATACACACATTGTGAACTGGACATGTCATTTTTACTTGGTCTAAGCTGTGGAATAATACCATATGCAAACCACGATCACGCACGAAGGGTCCTGTACCAATCTGAGAAGCACTCTCAGCAGGCCATTGGGTTTTCCACCACAAACCCAAGTATCAGGGTTGATACAAATATTCATCAATTGTATTATCCCCAGAGGCCATTGTTCTGTACAATGCTTTCAGATTGTCTGTGGAAGCCTGCCTATCCTCGTCATAGAGGAATGTTGCCACGACCTGAATACTATAATGGACAATGTGCTATAGTGGCAGTCAATGTTCACCTTGGTTACAATCAGGAGGATTCCTTGGTGATGAATCGTGCTTCACTAGAGCGTGGCATGTTCCGCTCCGAGCATATAAGAAGCTACAAGTCAGACATAGATGAGAAGCATAACTTAGGAAAGAAGCATAAGTCTGAGGACGAGGTAAAGTTTGGAAAGATGCCAAGTAAAATTGGGCGCGTTGACAGCCTTGATGATGATGGTTTCCCATTCATTGGTGCTAGCCTTCAAACTGGTGATATAGTCATCGGTAAGTATTCAGAATCTGGGGCTGATCATAGTGTGAAACTGAAGCACACTGAAAGAGGCATGGTTCAGAAGGTTGTACTGTCAGCTGATGATGATGGCAAGAACTTTGCTGTGGTATCTCTGAGGCAG GTTCGTTCTCCAAGTCTGGGTGACAAATTTTCAAGCATGCATGGACAGAAGGGTGTTCTGGGTTTCCTGGAATCCCAGGAGAATTTTCCGTTTACTGCACAAGGGATAGTTCCAGATATTGTGATTAATCCACATGCATTTCCTTCAAGGCAAACTCCTGGACAACTGTTAGAGGCTGCTTTGGCTAAGGGAATTGCTCTAGGAGGTGTGCAGAAATTTGCCACACCTTTTTCTGCTTTATCTGTTGATGCTGTAACAGACCAACTCCACAG GCTTGGATTTTCAAGGTGGGGAAATGAAAGAGTGTACAGTGGTCGAACAGGTGAAATGATTCATTCCATGATTTTCATGGGTCCAACGTTCTATCAGCGCCTTATTCATATGGCTGAAGATAAAGTCAAATTTCGAAATACTGGACCCGTCCATCCACTCACTCGTCAGCCGGTGGCAGACCGGAAGCGATTTGGTGGGATAAGATTTGGTGAGATGGAGCGAGATTGCCTTATAGCCCATGGTGCTGCATCCAATCTGCATGAACGCCTCTTCACTCTCAGCGATTCCTCAGAGATGCATGTCTGTCGCAAATGCAAGAGTATGGCAAACGTAATCCAAAGGTCAGTGCTTGGTGGGCGGAAGATTCGTGGCCCTTTTTGCCGGTTCTGTGAGTCTGCTGAAGACATTGTTAAGGTCAATGTGCCTTACGGCGCCAAGTTGCTCAGCCAGGAGCTTTTCAGCCTGGGCATATCTCTGAAGTTTGATGCCGAGTTGTGTTGA